A part of Planococcus sp. MB-3u-03 genomic DNA contains:
- a CDS encoding extracellular solute-binding protein: protein MATIPGQRIMDFLIFHFRWKKSDIENHDTKFASSPEDPNEKLLNQRLEENTNVHVEWRNFTGETFGEKRNLAMTSGDMPDAIHNAGYSDYELLNLAEDGAIIPLNDLIEEHMPNLQAVLEKAPEYKDMMTAPDGNIYAFPWIEELGQGKESIHSVDNFPWINVTWLEELGLEMPTTTQELKEVLIAFKENDPAGGGQTIPMSFIVNDGGQDPGFLFGSFGLGDNWDHTVVTNDGEVRLTSSDEGYKEAINFMNELHKEKLIDIEAFEQDWSTYVAKGQEGRYGMYFTWDKANISGSNDDYALMPPLEGPNGQKNVARTNGMGFDRSKMVITGANQNLELTAKWVDEFYDPHQSVQNNWGTFGDEDMQNIFEFDKEQNILKHLSLEGTAPVELRERTSVGGPLAILDSYYGEVTTKPDDAAERLEQMKEVMVPHMEADNIYPKVFFSLEELERLSTIEADLVPYIQRKKAEWIGNGSVGKEWNEYLEELDRLGLQEWLEIKQKGYDRTAM, encoded by the coding sequence CCTCTAGCCCTGAAGATCCCAATGAAAAGTTGCTCAATCAGCGATTGGAAGAGAATACAAATGTTCATGTTGAATGGAGAAACTTTACAGGAGAAACATTTGGTGAGAAAAGGAATTTAGCGATGACGAGTGGGGATATGCCAGATGCAATCCACAACGCTGGTTATAGTGATTATGAGTTATTAAATCTGGCAGAAGATGGCGCGATTATTCCGCTAAACGATTTAATAGAGGAACATATGCCGAATCTGCAAGCAGTGTTGGAAAAAGCGCCGGAGTATAAAGACATGATGACGGCACCGGACGGAAATATCTATGCATTCCCTTGGATAGAAGAACTGGGCCAAGGAAAAGAAAGCATTCACTCCGTAGATAATTTTCCGTGGATAAACGTAACGTGGTTGGAGGAATTGGGGCTGGAAATGCCTACAACAACTCAGGAATTAAAAGAAGTGCTAATCGCTTTTAAAGAGAATGATCCTGCTGGAGGCGGACAAACAATTCCGATGTCATTTATTGTAAATGACGGCGGACAGGATCCAGGATTCTTATTTGGCTCGTTTGGTCTGGGTGATAATTGGGATCACACCGTTGTAACTAATGATGGAGAAGTTAGATTAACATCCAGCGATGAAGGATACAAAGAAGCTATCAATTTCATGAATGAACTGCATAAGGAAAAATTAATTGATATTGAAGCCTTTGAACAGGACTGGTCTACTTATGTAGCTAAAGGCCAAGAAGGACGCTACGGAATGTATTTTACTTGGGATAAAGCAAATATTTCAGGATCGAATGATGATTATGCGCTTATGCCCCCTTTAGAAGGTCCAAATGGCCAAAAAAATGTTGCCAGAACAAATGGGATGGGTTTTGATCGTTCGAAAATGGTTATTACAGGTGCCAACCAAAATCTTGAATTAACGGCAAAATGGGTGGATGAATTCTATGACCCCCATCAGTCTGTACAAAACAACTGGGGTACTTTTGGGGATGAAGATATGCAGAATATCTTTGAATTTGATAAAGAGCAAAATATATTAAAACACCTCAGCCTAGAAGGGACTGCGCCTGTTGAATTAAGAGAGAGAACTTCCGTTGGAGGGCCATTGGCAATACTGGACAGTTATTATGGGGAAGTAACGACAAAGCCTGATGATGCTGCTGAGAGATTGGAACAAATGAAAGAAGTTATGGTTCCGCATATGGAAGCGGATAATATATACCCGAAAGTATTTTTCAGTCTAGAAGAACTAGAGCGTCTTTCTACTATTGAAGCAGACTTAGTGCCGTATATTCAGCGGAAAAAAGCTGAATGGATTGGAAATGGATCTGTAGGGAAAGAGTGGAACGAATACTTGGAGGAATTGGATCGTCTTGGTTTACAGGAATGGCTAGAAATTAAACAAAAAGGTTACGATCGAACTGCTATGTAA
- a CDS encoding carbohydrate kinase family protein: MNKKPSVVCIGELLIDFYCKDAEDNLVDGNIFEKQAGGAPANVCAAIVKLGGTALFCGKVGNDPFGKFLKNTLEKIHVDTSMLVFDDVNPTTLAFVSLMENGERDFFFNRGADAYLNEEEVDKGKLQEAAILHFGSATALLEGSFQLTYLNTMKLAKKDGQFVSFDPNYRSDLWKGKKSDFIELTKQGIAIADFVKVSQEELAIITGTEDYNVGIQILHQVGPSLIALTLGKKGTLISNRHKQELVSSIEIDSIDTTGAGDAFVGAMLYQLAQEKDPKEVLQDFEKIKKMTYISNKVGAIVCTRVGAISALPTLDEVI, from the coding sequence ATGAATAAAAAGCCGTCTGTAGTTTGTATCGGAGAGTTGTTAATCGATTTTTATTGTAAAGATGCAGAAGATAATTTAGTGGACGGGAATATTTTTGAAAAACAGGCGGGTGGAGCACCTGCTAATGTGTGTGCAGCCATTGTGAAATTAGGTGGAACTGCGTTGTTCTGCGGCAAAGTGGGAAACGATCCGTTTGGCAAGTTTCTGAAAAACACGTTGGAAAAAATACATGTGGATACTTCCATGCTTGTATTTGACGATGTGAACCCGACTACTTTGGCTTTTGTTTCTTTGATGGAGAATGGGGAACGGGACTTTTTTTTCAATAGGGGAGCCGACGCATATTTAAATGAAGAAGAGGTGGATAAAGGGAAGTTACAGGAAGCTGCCATCCTCCATTTTGGATCTGCCACCGCTTTATTGGAAGGGTCGTTCCAATTGACATACTTGAATACAATGAAGTTGGCAAAAAAAGATGGGCAATTTGTTTCGTTTGATCCTAATTACCGTTCAGATCTCTGGAAAGGAAAAAAATCCGATTTTATAGAGTTAACGAAACAGGGAATTGCCATAGCTGACTTTGTAAAAGTCAGTCAGGAAGAATTAGCGATTATTACGGGTACAGAGGATTATAATGTCGGAATCCAGATTTTGCACCAAGTGGGGCCAAGCTTAATCGCCCTTACACTAGGGAAAAAGGGAACGTTAATTTCCAATCGCCATAAGCAAGAACTAGTTTCAAGCATTGAAATAGATTCTATAGATACGACAGGTGCGGGGGACGCGTTTGTTGGCGCAATGCTATACCAGCTTGCCCAAGAGAAGGATCCCAAAGAAGTTTTGCAGGACTTTGAGAAAATCAAAAAAATGACGTATATAAGCAATAAAGTTGGCGCAATTGTTTGTACACGAGTAGGGGCAATTTCTGCTCTCCCAACTTTGGATGAAGTCATCTAA
- a CDS encoding glycoside hydrolase family 32 protein, protein MTKQEILQYRPSLHFATKKNWLNDPNGLIYFKGEYHLFFQHNPNENIWGPMHWGHAVSKDLITWEELEIALYPDEHGTIFSGSTVVDWHNTTGFFPDEPGLVAIFTHHQDSGAEIVPKQTQSLAYSKDNGRTWMKYEGNPVLSHVSKSDFRDPKVFRNAETDKWIMSLATGQTISFYSSSNLIDWEFESEFGDNVGSHDGVWECPDLFKLKAEDTGEEKWILIVSIGDNGISSTGSRTQYFVGTFDGSVFTSEHDDIRWLDHGRDNYAGVSFSDIPEEDGRRIYLGWMSNWRYANVVPTDGWRHQMTIPRELRLRNVEGKYKVIQFPVEELGSYFEKTVDLQNYEVNTSQPKKIEVNERYVDLFLDVENDAEQFGITLNHTSTHITTIEYDALNNVILLNRRNSGNVEFSDMFSTDQELKMSERNQVQLRVIIDKCSVEIFINDGTYAITSLVYPDETCESITLYSRGGKTTVKNGYVAIPTKHVTL, encoded by the coding sequence TTGACAAAACAAGAAATTTTACAATACAGACCTAGTTTGCATTTTGCAACAAAAAAAAATTGGTTAAATGATCCAAATGGATTGATCTATTTTAAAGGTGAATATCATTTGTTTTTTCAACATAATCCGAATGAAAATATCTGGGGCCCAATGCACTGGGGACATGCCGTCAGCAAGGATTTGATCACTTGGGAAGAGCTTGAAATAGCTTTATATCCGGATGAGCACGGAACTATTTTCTCTGGAAGTACCGTGGTGGATTGGCATAATACGACAGGATTCTTTCCAGATGAGCCAGGTTTAGTCGCTATTTTTACGCACCACCAGGATAGCGGTGCTGAAATAGTGCCCAAGCAAACGCAAAGTTTGGCGTACAGTAAAGACAATGGACGAACTTGGATGAAATATGAAGGCAATCCGGTTCTTTCTCATGTATCCAAAAGTGATTTCAGAGATCCCAAAGTTTTTCGCAACGCAGAAACAGATAAATGGATTATGTCATTAGCAACAGGCCAAACGATTTCTTTTTATTCTTCATCAAATTTAATCGATTGGGAGTTTGAAAGTGAGTTTGGTGATAACGTAGGTTCTCATGATGGGGTGTGGGAATGTCCCGATTTATTTAAACTAAAGGCGGAAGATACTGGAGAAGAAAAATGGATTTTGATCGTCAGTATCGGTGACAATGGAATTTCAAGCACGGGCTCGCGTACACAGTATTTTGTTGGTACTTTTGATGGTTCTGTCTTTACTTCGGAACATGATGACATCAGATGGCTGGACCATGGGCGGGACAATTATGCGGGTGTTAGCTTTTCAGATATTCCGGAGGAAGATGGTCGCCGAATTTATCTGGGGTGGATGAGCAATTGGAGATATGCCAATGTGGTGCCTACGGATGGCTGGAGACATCAGATGACGATACCAAGAGAGCTGCGCCTTCGAAACGTAGAAGGGAAATACAAAGTCATTCAATTCCCAGTGGAAGAACTCGGTTCTTATTTTGAAAAAACAGTAGATCTTCAAAATTATGAAGTAAATACTTCTCAGCCAAAGAAAATCGAAGTGAATGAGCGATATGTGGACTTATTTTTGGATGTAGAGAACGATGCGGAGCAATTTGGCATTACATTGAATCATACGTCAACCCACATCACTACAATCGAGTATGATGCATTAAATAACGTGATCTTATTAAATAGAAGAAATTCCGGAAATGTCGAATTTTCCGATATGTTCTCGACGGACCAAGAACTTAAAATGAGTGAGAGAAACCAAGTGCAATTACGGGTGATTATTGATAAATGCTCCGTTGAAATCTTTATTAATGATGGCACTTATGCGATAACAAGTTTAGTTTATCCGGACGAAACCTGTGAAAGCATAACGCTTTATAGCCGGGGTGGCAAAACGACCGTAAAAAATGGGTATGTTGCAATTCCTACTAAACATGTAACATTATAA